CGCTGAGCGCGGCGTGCCCGACGGTCTGCTCGGTGGCCGTCATCAGCAACTTGTCGATCGATCCTTCCGAGCCGTGGGTGACACCGTCCAAGCGGTCGGACAGACGGCGGCACACGTGCGTGCGCAGCATCTCTGCCTCGACCATCGCCCACGCCAGGTCGCGGCGCGCTTCGGCGTCGAAGTCGCCGGGCTTGGCGCGCACGCGTTCGAGCAGCCCCTTCACCGTCTTGCGGTACCGGCCGGCGAAGCCGAGTTCTTGGGGTTCGCGCTCATGGCTCACGATGGTCATCGCCATACGCCACCCGTCGCCGGGCGCGCCGATCATGTTGGCCGACGGCACGCGGGCGCCGTCGAAGATCACTTCGCCGAACTCCTTGGTGATGCCGTTGATCATCTTCAGCGGGCGCTGCTCGATCCCGGGTTGGTGCATGTCGACGACGAACGCCGAGATGCCCTTGTGCTTCGGCGCGTCGGGTTCGGTGCGCGCCAGGAGCAGGCACCATTGCGCCACGTCGGAGTTGCTCGTCCACACTTTGTGACCGGTGATGACGTAGTCGTCGCCGTCGCGCTCGGCGCGAGTGCGCAGCGACGCGAGGTCGGAGCCGGCGTCGGGTTCGCTGAAGCCCTGGCACCAGCGTTCCTGCCCGCTCACGATGCCGGGAATGAAGCGCGCCTGCAGCTCGGGACTGGCGTGATGCAGCATGCCGTGCACCAGATAGCCGACGCTCGGGCGCGGGGGCGCGCCGGCGGCGGCCAGCTCGTCGTCGACGATCGTGTCGTACACCGCCGGCAGTTCGTGGCCGCCGATCGCCTTGGGCCACGACACGCCGAAGAAGCCGGCGGCGTACAGGGACTGATGCCACGCCGCCTGACCGGCCCAGTAGGCATCGTCGGTCGACGACGGGGGAAGGCCGGGGTTGTTGTCGCGCAACCAGTCGCGCAGTCGCGCCCGGAACGCCGCTTCGTCGGGGGAGTCAGCGAAGTCCATGCGCCAGTACCCGTTCGAGGTTGGGCCCGACGCCACCGAAGGCGTCGATCGAGGCGAGGGCGCGGCGCAGGTAGACGTGGGCCAGGCACTCCCACGTGTTGCCGATCCCGCCGTGCACTTGAATGCACGTCTCGCACACGTCGCGGGCCGCACGCGCGCAGTAGGCCTTGGCCGCCGCCGCGGCCGCGAGCGCATCGGCCCCGTCGAGCGCGTCGGCGGCCCACGCCGCGTGCAGCGTGATGCTGCGGGCGCCTTCGGTCACGACCGCCGCGTCGGCGAGTAGGTGCTGCACCGCTTGAAAGGCGCCGACCGGTTGGCCGTACTGCCGGCGCTCGCGCGCGTAGTTGACGGCGAGATCCGTCGCCCCCTGCATGATGCCGACGAGGTCGGCCGACGTCAGCGCGAGGCCGACGGTGAGGTCGGTCGTCTCGATCAGCGGAACGTCGACGAGGTGACGGCCGAAGACTTCGGTGACGAGCGCCGCTTCGACGACCGACGCGTCGGCGAGCAAGTCGCGCCAACCCGCGGCGGCCACCGCGGCGTCGAGCTTGGCGCGGCGCTCGGCGTCGTCGAGGTCGCGCACGGTGCGTGGCCCGAGGTCGAGCGCCAACTTGGTGGCGGCGTCCTGCAGGGCGTGCTGCTCGGGGGAGAGGCGGACGTCCATTACGCGGTGAGCTTCGGCGTCCACTCGTCGCGCAGCGTGCGGCGCAATACCTTGCCCGACGGCAGGCGCGGGATGTCGTCGACCACGACCACGTGGCGCACCTGCTTGTAAGTCGCCAGCGAGTCGGCGACCAGTTGCTGCAGCGCGCCGGGCGTTACCGTGCCGTCGGTCTGCACGACGGCGACGGGCACCTCGCCCTTCTGTTCGTCGGGCAACCCGAACACCGCGCAGTCGAGCACCGCGGGATGGCCGTGCAGGACGGCTTCGATTTCCGCGGGCGCCACCTGGAAACCCGACACCTTGATCATCTCCTTCGAGCGATCCGTCAGGTGCACCCAGCCGTCGTCTTCGATCCAGCCGACGTCGCCCGTGCGGTACCACCCGTCCTCGAAGCCCTCGGCGTTCGCGTCTTCGGGGAGGTAGCCGGCCATCACCGACGGGCCCCGCGCCTGGATCTCGCCGACGCCGCCAGGGGCGAGCACGGCGCGGGTGTCGAGGTCGACGACGCGCAACTCGACGTCGCGCGGCGGCAGGCCCGCCGAGTCGAGGCGCCATGCCAGCGGGTCGGCGACCGGATTGCACGCCAGCACCGGAAACTCGCTGGCGCCGTAGGCCGGCAGGAAGCCGACGCCGGTGCGCTTGGTGACGGTTTCGGCGACGCTCTCGGTCACCGGAGTCGCGCCCCACATGATGTAGCGCAGCGACGACAGGTCGTAGTCCTCGATCGACGGGTGGTTCGCCATCGCCAGCGCGATCGGGGCCACGGCCATCTCGAGCGTCAGGCGGTCGGTCTCGATGCGGCGCAGGCACTCGTCGAGGTCGAAGCGGGGATGCAGGCGCACGGTCACGCCGGCCTCGGCGGCGGCGAGCAGATTGAGCAGACCCAGGATGTGCGAGGGGGGAGTCGCCACCTGGAAGCGGTCGTCGGCGCCGAGGCCGAGCGCCGTCACCCAATGCTGCGTCGCCGCGCCGAGGCTCCGGTGCGTGTGCCGCACCGCCTTGGGCAATCCCGTCGTGCCCGAACTGAACACGAGGATCGCGTCGTCGTCCTCACTACCCCCCTCACTTCTGTGAAGGCTTTGCCGTGCAGGAGACGGAAATTCCTTCACAGAAGGCAGGGTGGTGTCGGTGATGAGGCGGGGGGCGCCGGTGATCGCCAGCGCGTGGGCGACCTCGCGTTCCTTCCATGCAGGGGACAGGAGCACGGCGGCGCCGCCCGACTTCGTGATGGCGGTCACGAGGGCGAAGAACTCCGGCCGGTTGGTGAGTTGCAGGGCGACGCGCTCGCCGGGGGCGACGTCGAGTGCGACGGCGTACGCGTCGCTCAGCGCGTTGACGTCGCCGAAGGTCAAGGCGCCGTCGCCGACGCGCAGGAACACGCGCGACGGCTCGGCGCGCACGAGCGAGTCGTGGATCACCGCGTGACCATGGCGCGCAGTTCGTCCTTCACGACTTTGCCGGTCGCGTTCACCGGCAGGGCGGCGACGACCTCGACGCGGCGCGGTACCTTGTAGTTGGCCATGTTCTCCTTGGCCCACGCCACCAACTCGTCCGGGTCGACGTCGCCGACCACGAACGCCATGCCGACCTCGCCCAGGCGCTCGTCGGGCACGCCGATGACCGCCGCCTGCGCCACGCCGGCGTGGCGCAGCAGCAGGTTCTCGATTTCGGCCGGGTAGGCGTTGAAGCCGCCGACGATGAACATGTCCTTGCTGCGCCCGACGATGCGCAGGCAACCGTCGTCGCCGATCGTGCCGAGGTCTCCGGTGTGGAGCCACCCGTCAGCGTCGATGGCCGCCGCGGTCGCTTCCGGATCGTCGAGGTACTCGCGCATCACCGTCGCCGAGCGCACGAGGACTTCGCCGACGGGCTCGTGGCCGTCGATGCGCATCTCGTAACCCGGCCGTGCCCGGCCGAC
The DNA window shown above is from Acidimicrobiales bacterium and carries:
- a CDS encoding acyl-CoA dehydrogenase family protein, with translation MDVRLSPEQHALQDAATKLALDLGPRTVRDLDDAERRAKLDAAVAAAGWRDLLADASVVEAALVTEVFGRHLVDVPLIETTDLTVGLALTSADLVGIMQGATDLAVNYARERRQYGQPVGAFQAVQHLLADAAVVTEGARSITLHAAWAADALDGADALAAAAAAKAYCARAARDVCETCIQVHGGIGNTWECLAHVYLRRALASIDAFGGVGPNLERVLAHGLR
- a CDS encoding acyl-CoA dehydrogenase family protein, translated to MDFADSPDEAAFRARLRDWLRDNNPGLPPSSTDDAYWAGQAAWHQSLYAAGFFGVSWPKAIGGHELPAVYDTIVDDELAAAGAPPRPSVGYLVHGMLHHASPELQARFIPGIVSGQERWCQGFSEPDAGSDLASLRTRAERDGDDYVITGHKVWTSNSDVAQWCLLLARTEPDAPKHKGISAFVVDMHQPGIEQRPLKMINGITKEFGEVIFDGARVPSANMIGAPGDGWRMAMTIVSHEREPQELGFAGRYRKTVKGLLERVRAKPGDFDAEARRDLAWAMVEAEMLRTHVCRRLSDRLDGVTHGSEGSIDKLLMTATEQTVGHAALSVGRDDTSLKTYLYSRAQSVMGGTSQIQRNLVATRILGLPTE
- a CDS encoding AMP-binding protein — translated: MIHDSLVRAEPSRVFLRVGDGALTFGDVNALSDAYAVALDVAPGERVALQLTNRPEFFALVTAITKSGGAAVLLSPAWKEREVAHALAITGAPRLITDTTLPSVKEFPSPARQSLHRSEGGSEDDDAILVFSSGTTGLPKAVRHTHRSLGAATQHWVTALGLGADDRFQVATPPSHILGLLNLLAAAEAGVTVRLHPRFDLDECLRRIETDRLTLEMAVAPIALAMANHPSIEDYDLSSLRYIMWGATPVTESVAETVTKRTGVGFLPAYGASEFPVLACNPVADPLAWRLDSAGLPPRDVELRVVDLDTRAVLAPGGVGEIQARGPSVMAGYLPEDANAEGFEDGWYRTGDVGWIEDDGWVHLTDRSKEMIKVSGFQVAPAEIEAVLHGHPAVLDCAVFGLPDEQKGEVPVAVVQTDGTVTPGALQQLVADSLATYKQVRHVVVVDDIPRLPSGKVLRRTLRDEWTPKLTA